The genomic stretch GCCCAGTGGGCGCCGGGCGCCAGTGACAACTACCGGGCGCAATTGACCGCTGCAGACGCCAATCAGGGTGTTCAGAAAATGCTGTTCGGCATGGGTTCACTGTCTCTGGGCGAGCTGGCCGGCGAGCGAATGAAGGTTGCTCTGGAAGCCAACTCCTATGAGGACGAGCACGACTGCTTCAGCGACAATACCCACAATTCGCACTACTACAACGGCCAAGGTATCCAGAACGTCTACACGGGTACCTATCGTCGCGTGGATGGCAGCCTGGTGACCGGCCCTTCCCTGTCTGATCTGGTTCAGCAGAGCGACCCAGAGCTGGACGCCCGTCTTAACAACCAGCTGGACGCCTCCATGGAAGCCCTGGCGCTAATGAAGGCCCGCGCGGAGAGCAGCGAAAATCCCATGGCTTTTGACACCATGATTGCACCCGGGAATGCCGAGGGCACTCGTATCGTCAACGGCGCTATCATGGCGCTGGTCGCACAGACCGGTTCCATTGAGCAGGCTGCGCGCGACCTGGGCATTGAAGCCCTGTCTCCCGATGATGCCGGCCACGCGTTCTGAGCATGATGAAACCGCTTGCCTTAATCGGGGCACTGGCGATCGCCAGCGCCCACGTTTGCGCCGAGACTCACGCGGGCTATCCGATCCAGACATCTCCGGCCTCCGGTGGTGAGGGCACCGTACAACAGTCAGATACCAATGCCTACTCGCTTCCCCAGGGCAATCTGTCCATGACCAAACGTCTGGACTTCAGTGTCGGCAACAGTTTCTTCCGGAACCCCTGGGTCGAAGCCCCGGCAAGCACTGACGCCCGTGACGGCCTGGGCCCGCTGTTCAATACCAACTCCTGCCAGGGATGTCATATCAAGGATGGTCGCGGACACCCACCCGGTGTCGACGAGTCGCCGGTCTCCCTGTTTTTGAGACTGGCAGTCCCTGCTGATCCGGAGCTGGACGCAGACATTCTGCGCAAACACGGTTTTAAACCGGCGCCAGTATATGGCAGCCAGCTCCAGACAGCCGCGCTTCCTGCAGCGAAACCAGAGGCTGATTTGATCGTCGAATGGACGTCAGTGAAGGAAACTCTTGCGGATGGGACGGTGGTGGAACTGCGCAAGCCTGTATACCGCATTGAGAACCCAAATTATGGGCCACTGCCGGAAAACCTGCTGGTGTCACCCCGGGTAGCACCCCAGATGATCGGAATGGGTTTGCTGGAAGCCATCCCCATCGAAGATTTGCAAGCCCTCCAAGACACTGATGATGCGGACGGAAACGGCATCTCCGGAAAGCTTAACCAGGTCTGGGATCTGGCAACGGAACAGACAGTGCCCGGTCGATTCGGCTGGAAGGCAGCCGAGCCCGATGTCCACCAGCAAAGCATGGGAGCGTTCGCCGGAGATATGGGGCTGACCTCTACTCTGAAACCTAAAACCGACTGCATGCCCGAGCAGAATTGTGAGCGGTTTACCCATGGCGGTGAACCGGAGGTAAGCGACAAGGTCGCCAACTTCGTGACCTTCTACGCCAAGAGTCTGGCAATACCCGCGCGTCGAGATATTGGGTCTGAATCCGTCCGGCAGGGAGCAAGGCTGTTCAACGAAAGTGGCTGCGGTGGCTGCCATACGCCGAGACATCAGACCGGCGAGGTTGCCGATCGCCCGGACCTTAGCAACCAGACTATCTGGCCCTATTCGGATCTGTTGCTGCACGACATGGGTCCTGCCCTGGCCGACGGCCGCGATGAATTCCAGGCCAACGGCAACGAATGGCGAACCCCGCCGCTCTGGGGCATTGGCCTGGCCCAGGTGGTGAATCCACAAGCCGGGTTCCTGCACGACGGCCGCGCCCGCACTCTGGAAGAAGCCGTGCTCTGGCACGGTGGCGAGGCTCAGGCGGCCGCCGACCGATACCGCCAGATGTCGCCCGAAGATCGTTCCGCTCTGATCGATTTCCTGAATTCACTCTGAGGATCAGTCATGCAAGGGATCACCAGACTGCTGTGCACATCTATCCTGGCTCTAACCTCGCCCCTGGCGTGGACAAGCGATGCCAACACCCAGGCCCGCCAGCAGTGGTATGAAGGCATTGCGACCGGCTATCAATCGTTGACCACAGAAGCGGGAGAGCTGGCTGAATCCGCCCGTGACTACTGCCAGAATCCAGCCGAGGGAAGCCGGGAACACGTGGAAGCCGCCTGGCTGAATGCCTTCCTGGCCTGGCAGAAGGTGCGCTTAGTCGATTTCGGCCCGGTCGAAAACAACAACCTTTCCTGGCAGTTCCAGTTCTGGCCGGATCCGAAGAATCTGATCGCACGGAAAGCGGCTTACCTGATCGGAAACGACGAACCGATCACCCCGAGCGTGATCAATCAGTCCGGTGTCGCTGTGCAAGGCTTCCCGATGATCGAATATCTGCTGTTCGACCAAGAGTTCAATGCCGGGGAAACTTCACTCCCAGTCGCCCGGACCTGCGAGCTGCTAACGAACGTCGCGGGACACGTGAAAGGCAACAGTGACGCATTGATGGCTGGCTGGCAGGCTTTCAGACCGCACTATCTGGAGACCGAGCAGTACTTCGACACCACTATCCGAGCGGGTATGGCAACACTGGAAATTCTGGAAGAAAGAAGGCTGGCCCAACCCATGGGTCTTCGCGGCAGTAACAAACGCAATCCTTACATCGCGGACGCCTGGCGCAGCGGCAAAAGCCTGCAGACTGTCGCGGCGACTGTCGACGGCCTGAACCGGTACTTTTTACCAGGGCTCGAAATTTCGCTGGAAGCAAAGGGGGCGTCCGACCTGGCAGACCGCATTCGCAAACAATTCAACGAGGTTCAACAGAACTTTCCCGGTGCCCACCTACCCCTGGCAACGGCTTTGAAAGAAGAAGACCAGTTCCGGGCTCTGCAGAGCCTTTACGTTGATATTTCCCAGTTGACCACGCTGGTGAATGACCAGGCGGCAGTGGCACTTGGCGTAGTACGAGGCTTCAACTCGAGCGATGGCGACTGAGGAACCTGATCCTATGCTTTTGAACCGGAGAGCCCTTCTCAAGGTGTCCATTGCCGGCGGCGTTGCCGTGGGCCTGACCGGCTGTTCCCTGCTGCCCCGAAAAGCGTCAGTCCAACCTGATGGCTATGCCGGCGCCGTCGGGTTCCCGGATGGCAGTTTTGGAGTCAGCGCATTCAACCGCAACGGCCGGATAGTGTGGCAGGCGCCTGTCGATTCCCGCTGCCATAGCGGCTGCAACCGACCGCACCAGCAAGAGACCCTGTTTTTCGAGCGCCGCCCGGGTTGGTCATTCTACGTTTTCGATAGCACTACAGGTGCCCGGAAACACCATATTTCAGCCGAGCCGGGCGAACACTTTGTTGGCCACGGTGTGTTCTCGACCGATGGCCGACGCCTCTACGTCACCGCCAGCCGGTACGATCAGGGCGCGGGGATCATCGCAGTCTACGATGCCGAAAAGGGTTATCGGCGGACAAAAACCTTTGATCTGGCGGGAATCGGCCCCCATGAGCTGACCTTGCACCCCGACGGCGAAACCCTGGTGATCGGTCTCGGAGGCATCCTCACTCACCCGGATTACGACCGCATGAAACTGAATCTGGACACCATGGATCCAGCCCTGGTACTTATGAATCGTCACTCCGGCAAAATCGTTGGCCGTTTCAGGCCGCCCCACCACCAGCAAAGCGCCCGCCATGTCAGCGTCAGCGGCGATGGCCGCGTGTATGTGGCCTATCAGCACCAGGGCCCACTCTACGAAACGCCGCCTTTGTTGGCACGTCTTGAAGAGGGAACTTTGCGGGAATACCGGTTCGATGAGGACACCCGGACAGCGTTGGCCAACTACATTTCCAGCGTGATTGCGCATCCGGAAAACGACCTCGTGGCTGCGGCTTCGCCGATTGGTGGAACGGCCATTATCTTTCGGGGCAAGACCGGTGAGCTGGTCAGCCGCGCACACATCGCCGATTGCGCGGGCATCCAGACCCTTGCCGGAGGGGATTTTCTTGTTTCCTCTGGACGGGGAAAACTTATCCGGCTCGGCGCCGGCAAACCCGCCAGAGAACTCGCAGATCTATCCGTTCACTGGGACCACCATCTGGTCTGATCGCTCGCAGTTGCCGTAATCCGGACTTAAGGATACCGCGCCACACTGGTATCCTTTCGACACATTTTCCGGAGGATAGCGGTTTGCCTGAAAGCAGAAAGGACACCATCGAACAACTTTATGGCCTGATTGCCAACGAAGAAGATGCCCGGGTCTGCAAGGATATTCCTGAAGAGGCCTGTCGCGAGGTACCCCGCAATTTTTTCCTCATTCTCGCCAGTAACGTACTGACCAAGCTGGGCGATCTGCTGATCAGCCCGAAAACCTTGCTGGCCTGGTTGATGAGTGCCATAGGTGCTCCCGCCCTGGTGGCCTGGCTGGTTCCGATCCGCGAATCCGGCTCTCTCGTTCCACAAATGGTCATCGCGGCCTGGGTGCGCCGCAAACCGGTTCGCAAGTGGTTCTGGACGCTGGGCAGTTTCGGACAGGCCGCCAGCGTGGTGGCGATGGCAGCCAGTGTCTGGTTCTTCGAGGGTTATGCAGCCGGCTTCGGGATCATTGCCGCTCTCATTGTGTTTTCCCTGGCCCGCGGCTTTTGCTCCGTCTCCATGAAAGACGTTCAGGGCAAATGCATTCCCAAGACCCGCCGGGGAAGGCTTGGCGGACTGGCGTCCACCATCGGTGGCACGGCAACCGTCGTTTTAACCAGCCTTTTATTCTGGGAACGTGGCGACCCCACGATTGCCTTCTACACCGTGTTGCTGCTTCTGGCAGGGGCACTCTGGGTAATTGCCGGTTTTCTGTTTGCCGGAGTTCAGGAGCATGAAGGCGAAACCGGTGGCGGTGGAAACGCCATCAACGAGGCGTTCCGCAGCCTGTCCCTGCTCCGTGATGACGTCCCCTTTCGTAATTTCGTGATCACCCGGGCCCTGCTTCTCTGCTCTGCCCTGGCATCTCCCTATTTCGTGGTCCTGGCACAAAAGGAGTCGGATATCGGCTGGATGCTGGGCATTTTCCTGCTCGCCAGCAGTCTCGCCAGTTCCCTGAGTGCCAGTTTCTGGGGCTGGGCGGCGGACACGTCCAGCCGGAGGGTAATGATCCGTGGCGCGGCAATGGCCAGTGGCACCTGCCTGATCGTCGGCACTGCAGCACTTACCCTGGGACAAGACCTGGGCAGCGTGTGGTTTTATCCGGTGGCATTCTTCGTGCTCAGCATCGCACATGCGGGCGTCAGGCTGGGGCGAAAAACCTATCTGGTGGATATGGCCGGGGGCAACAAGCGCACCGATTACACTGCAGTGAGCAACACGGTCATTGGCGTTTTGCTGCTTGTAACCGGCGGCCTGACCGCTCTGGTATCGATGATCTCCCCAGTCGCGGTCATTATGGTTCTCGGCCTGATGGGCCTGGCCGGGATGTTCAGTGCGATACGACTCAAAGAAGTTACGGAGGATTGATCGAGGCGCGCAGTCAGGAGGGCGCCTTGCCATCGTTCAGAGCGAGCGCCCCCTTTACAATCCGGTAGATAATCCAGATCGAAATACCGAGAAGAATAAACCAGCCTATGATCAGTGGCGTGGTAACAATACCGATCACCGTCCAGAGCAGGCCTATCCAGAACGTACGAATCTGCCAGCGGAAATGCCTCTCCACCCAGGTGTTACGCACGTCATCCAGTTTGACGTAATTAATGATCACGCCCACCAGACCGGTAATGCCTCCCACAAAGAATGAAAGCGCCTGAAGGATGTAGACCACTACCGCCAGGTTCCGGGCAGGATCTGAGCGCCGGGACGCGGGGTCCGCGTCGGCAGGAATAAACTCCGGTTCAGTCAAAGCTGGTCTCCTATTCGACGATTAACCGGAGTCTACCACAGCGCCCATCGCCGGAAATCCGCGGGCGGTCAGTGATTGTCCGGACGATAACCCAAACGGAACCCACCCCAGTGTTTGCCATTCACATAGATTGGTACGGAGAGGTCGTGCATGATTTCGCCGGTATCCCGACGGTAGGTTTGCAAGAGCATGGTCTCGGTATGCTGGCCACAGCGAATACCGGTACGGTCGTTGAACAGCCGCTTGCTCCTGCTCTTGACCAGATCCACCTTGGGATCGCCTGTTGGCGCGTGGGCGAAATCGCGGTTGTGGGTGGGCACGTATCCGTCGGGGGCAGCGGCAATGGCAAAGACAATGGCCTCGTGAGCATTTTTCACCTGCTCCTGAATAGCAGGCAGATATTGGTCGGTAAAGTTGTCAAAGGTGCTGGAGTACTTTGGCGGATGAGTATTCGGGATCGGCGTACGGGACTTGTCGAACAGCGCGCTTTCGGAGAGTTTGCCGTCGCGGATGGCCTGCTCGAACATCTGACCAATCTGGTCCGCGCCGGCCCGGGCCTGATCGAAGAACGGCCGGTGATAACTGGCTTCGCTGTTCAATGCGAATGACGCGTTAGCTTTCTCTGCAAGCTCCATCAGCGTAGCCGCCTGCTCCGCAAGCGATGAAACGCTGGTATCACTCTCGGAGATCTGGTCGCGCACGGTTTCAATCGCGGAGAAAACCTGGGCCAGACTCTGCTCGTTGTTCTGGTCAATCTCGGCTATCCGTGCAACCTGCTGCTGTACACGTTCCGACTGATCGCTGATCTGTTCCAACCTCTCTCCAACGCTCTCCACAGAAGTCAGCCCCGCCTCGATGCTGCGGGCCAGGTCTTCAATACGGGAAACGATCAGCGTAGTGTCCGAGCGTATTTCCTCCAGGGTTTCTGCAACTTCACCGGTTGCCTGGGCAGTCCGACCAGCGAGCTGGCGTACTTCATCGGCGACGACCGCGAACCCGCGCCCCTGGTCACCAGCCCTCGCCGCCTCAATGGCGGCATTGAGTGCAAGCAGATTGGTCTGTTCAGCGATACCCTGGATGGTGGTGGTCACACCCTGGATCTTGTTGGACTTCTCGTTCAGCTCCTGGATCAGCCGCAGGTTTTCCCCGGACTGCTGGTGCACCTCCCTAACACTGTCGATGGCGGAGATCAGGGCTTCACGACCCTCGGTGCTTACCTGTTTGTTCTGCAGCGCCATGGTGGCTGCATCGGTGGCCTGCTCCGAGGATTCCCGCACGGTTTCGGTAATCTGCCCCGCGTAATCGGCCATTTGTGCAGTTTCTTCAACCTGGCGATCCAGCCGCAGCTTCAACTGGTCGGCCGCGAAAGACACCTGGGCGGCGGAAATCGCGTTCCTGTCAGCGCTACCGGAAAGCGTTTCGACGAGCGCGCGCCCCGCCCTCGCATCAGCTAGCAACTGATGACATTGCGCATGCAGTGGATGATCTTCAGCCAGGGTGCCGTTATTCAAGGCCTTGAGGCCACGCTCAGTCGGCTCCAGGACACGAACAATCATGAACCCGCCGGCAGCAACGAGACCTACGACAAGCCCGATGAGCATTGAGGTAATTTCAAGACCTAGCAACGGCGCCACCGCTGCGCAGACGACTGCAAGAAGTCCGGCAACCGCCATCCCCCATAAAACTGAAGCCCTATCCAGTAACCCCATGGAAACCTCTTCTTTTTTGTTGTTTCTGCAAGCATCTTGTTATTAAAGGCCATTGTGGAGACTAAAGAATTGACATGAGTTTATAACTCATACTTTAGTGTATTTAATAACCATATCGGCGGGGAATAGCGTTTCTGAAACAAAAAACCGCAAACCCGACTCACTCTGTAACCGAGTGGGCCGGGTTTGCGGTGTTCAGATGACTACTTTGGCGTTGGCTCAGGCGCCGATCACGCCACCGTCGTCCTTGGTAACGATCACGGTTGCATCGCGGGGGCGAGGATCACTGGAGTCCGGCCAGTTACCTTCCGGATGCTGGATGTTGACGAACATGGTTTTCACATCCGGCGTGGAAACAACCCCCGTCACCTCACAACCCTGGGGACCTACGAAGAAACGCTTGATTTCGCGAGTCTCCGGATTGGCAGCCAGCATCATGTTGTTCTGGTAGGGTGCAGCGTCGGAGCCATCGGTCTGGATCCAGAGACGACCGTTGTAGTCGAACCAGAGGCCATCCGGGCTGTTGAAGATATTGTCGTCGGTCAGCGAAACGATAACTTCGTCACCCACTACGGTTTCCGTACCCTGCTCACCGGCAAAGACGAAAATGTCCCAGTCGAAACTGGTCGCGGTGTGATCATTACCCTCCTCGCTCCAGCGGATGATATGACCTGTACGGTTATTCGCGTTGGGGTTGGCCGCGTTAACCTGATCTTCAGTACGACGGGAATTGTTGGTCAGGGTGAAATAAACCTGGCCTGAATTCGGGTCAACCGCACCCCATTCCGGACGGTCCATCGGGGTTGCACCCGCGATATCGGCAGCCAGGCGTGTATTCAGGAGAACGTCAGCCTGGTTCTCGAAGCCGTCGAAGGCAATGTCGCCAACGGTCGTACCCACGGCAGCATCAACCTTGGCCTTGAATTCAGCATCATTGAGGTCCAGCGACAACCAGTCGCCGGAGCCGTCGTCATTGAAGCGGGCTACATACAGAGTGCCTTCGTCGAGGAGGTATCCACCGGCTGTGGCGGCATAGTAAGGCTTCGACGATACAAACTTGTAGATGTACTCGAAACGGGAGTCATCGCCCGAGTAACATACCACCGGCTCGCCTTCCTTGGCCGGCGCGAAGATGACACCCTCATGACCGAAACGACCCAGGGCAGTGCGCTTCTGCGGCTTGCTTTCCGGGGTAAAGGGATCAATCTCGACCATGTAGCCATAGGTATTGGCTTCATTTCGGTAATCATCGGCAGCGGATGCGCCGATAGAGCTTACATTGAGTCGAACGTACTGATCCTCACCACTATCAGCCAGTTCCCAGTCATAACGGCTGGAGCTTCCAACACCATGGCGGGTCTGCTCCCGGGGCTGCGTGGCGTCGCTGTTTGCAAAGTAGCCGTGCCAGTTTTCCTCAGCAGCCAGGTAAGTGCCCCAGGGTGTCGGCCCCATCGCACAGTTGTTAAGCGTGCCGCGGGTCTCGGTGGCGTCCGGGCTGTATTTGGTGATCAGCTTGCTGTAGCCGCGAACCGGCCCACGAATGTCCATTTCGGTGTTGCCGGTGATGCGACGGTTGAACGGGCTGCCAAAGACAATGTCCCACTTTCCGCTGGTGTCGCGTTTGATGTGCACCACAGAAACACCGTGCGCTGCGATTTCCTTACGGACTTCATCCGCCGGACGTACGCCACCGTTATCCGATGCCTTGGTGGCACCATTGGCATGCAGAGCGCCCTGATTGATGTACTCATGGTTCATCACCAGAAGGCCTTCGCTTGAGCTATTGCCGCCGGCCTTCTGGTCAATCGGGAAGAAGTGCACGCCGTCGTGGTGCATGCCCATCTGTTGTTCCTGCTCCGCACCGGTGTTCGTGCCATCCGGCTTGTACTCCGGGTAGGAGCCGGTAATCGGAGTGCCCCACGGCAGGAACGCCTCAGTAGAGTACCCTTCGGGAACAACCACCTCGTTGGCTGTTGATGTCGGTACCGCCTTGAAGCCGATATCGGTACTTGAAACATTGCTGCTGGTGGTGCCGTCGTTACTGTCGCTGCCACAACCTGCGAGGCCCAGGCCCATCACACTGGCAAGGGCAGCTCCAACGCTGCCTTTCATCACTGTACGGCGCTGCATGCGTGCGGCCAGAACCTGGTGGAAAGGGTTGTTGTCAGTGTGGTTGACTACCGGCTCGTAGTTGGGATCCAGATAGTTGGGATCAAGGTCGTGCTTAGCCATGTTTTTGCCTCTCTCAAAGAACAGCGGGTCGGTGTTGTTGAGAGGCCAGTTTCGGCGGGAAATATGACAGTAAGGGTAAGTTTAAAAGACAAATTCGTTAACATTGCTTTACAAGGGCGG from Marinobacter adhaerens HP15 encodes the following:
- a CDS encoding di-heme oxidoreductase family protein — protein: MMKPLALIGALAIASAHVCAETHAGYPIQTSPASGGEGTVQQSDTNAYSLPQGNLSMTKRLDFSVGNSFFRNPWVEAPASTDARDGLGPLFNTNSCQGCHIKDGRGHPPGVDESPVSLFLRLAVPADPELDADILRKHGFKPAPVYGSQLQTAALPAAKPEADLIVEWTSVKETLADGTVVELRKPVYRIENPNYGPLPENLLVSPRVAPQMIGMGLLEAIPIEDLQALQDTDDADGNGISGKLNQVWDLATEQTVPGRFGWKAAEPDVHQQSMGAFAGDMGLTSTLKPKTDCMPEQNCERFTHGGEPEVSDKVANFVTFYAKSLAIPARRDIGSESVRQGARLFNESGCGGCHTPRHQTGEVADRPDLSNQTIWPYSDLLLHDMGPALADGRDEFQANGNEWRTPPLWGIGLAQVVNPQAGFLHDGRARTLEEAVLWHGGEAQAAADRYRQMSPEDRSALIDFLNSL
- a CDS encoding imelysin family protein, which gives rise to MQGITRLLCTSILALTSPLAWTSDANTQARQQWYEGIATGYQSLTTEAGELAESARDYCQNPAEGSREHVEAAWLNAFLAWQKVRLVDFGPVENNNLSWQFQFWPDPKNLIARKAAYLIGNDEPITPSVINQSGVAVQGFPMIEYLLFDQEFNAGETSLPVARTCELLTNVAGHVKGNSDALMAGWQAFRPHYLETEQYFDTTIRAGMATLEILEERRLAQPMGLRGSNKRNPYIADAWRSGKSLQTVAATVDGLNRYFLPGLEISLEAKGASDLADRIRKQFNEVQQNFPGAHLPLATALKEEDQFRALQSLYVDISQLTTLVNDQAAVALGVVRGFNSSDGD
- a CDS encoding DUF1513 domain-containing protein, which gives rise to MLLNRRALLKVSIAGGVAVGLTGCSLLPRKASVQPDGYAGAVGFPDGSFGVSAFNRNGRIVWQAPVDSRCHSGCNRPHQQETLFFERRPGWSFYVFDSTTGARKHHISAEPGEHFVGHGVFSTDGRRLYVTASRYDQGAGIIAVYDAEKGYRRTKTFDLAGIGPHELTLHPDGETLVIGLGGILTHPDYDRMKLNLDTMDPALVLMNRHSGKIVGRFRPPHHQQSARHVSVSGDGRVYVAYQHQGPLYETPPLLARLEEGTLREYRFDEDTRTALANYISSVIAHPENDLVAAASPIGGTAIIFRGKTGELVSRAHIADCAGIQTLAGGDFLVSSGRGKLIRLGAGKPARELADLSVHWDHHLV
- a CDS encoding DUF4870 family protein codes for the protein MTEPEFIPADADPASRRSDPARNLAVVVYILQALSFFVGGITGLVGVIINYVKLDDVRNTWVERHFRWQIRTFWIGLLWTVIGIVTTPLIIGWFILLGISIWIIYRIVKGALALNDGKAPS
- a CDS encoding methyl-accepting chemotaxis protein, whose translation is MGLLDRASVLWGMAVAGLLAVVCAAVAPLLGLEITSMLIGLVVGLVAAGGFMIVRVLEPTERGLKALNNGTLAEDHPLHAQCHQLLADARAGRALVETLSGSADRNAISAAQVSFAADQLKLRLDRQVEETAQMADYAGQITETVRESSEQATDAATMALQNKQVSTEGREALISAIDSVREVHQQSGENLRLIQELNEKSNKIQGVTTTIQGIAEQTNLLALNAAIEAARAGDQGRGFAVVADEVRQLAGRTAQATGEVAETLEEIRSDTTLIVSRIEDLARSIEAGLTSVESVGERLEQISDQSERVQQQVARIAEIDQNNEQSLAQVFSAIETVRDQISESDTSVSSLAEQAATLMELAEKANASFALNSEASYHRPFFDQARAGADQIGQMFEQAIRDGKLSESALFDKSRTPIPNTHPPKYSSTFDNFTDQYLPAIQEQVKNAHEAIVFAIAAAPDGYVPTHNRDFAHAPTGDPKVDLVKSRSKRLFNDRTGIRCGQHTETMLLQTYRRDTGEIMHDLSVPIYVNGKHWGGFRLGYRPDNH
- a CDS encoding PhoX family protein; this translates as MAKHDLDPNYLDPNYEPVVNHTDNNPFHQVLAARMQRRTVMKGSVGAALASVMGLGLAGCGSDSNDGTTSSNVSSTDIGFKAVPTSTANEVVVPEGYSTEAFLPWGTPITGSYPEYKPDGTNTGAEQEQQMGMHHDGVHFFPIDQKAGGNSSSEGLLVMNHEYINQGALHANGATKASDNGGVRPADEVRKEIAAHGVSVVHIKRDTSGKWDIVFGSPFNRRITGNTEMDIRGPVRGYSKLITKYSPDATETRGTLNNCAMGPTPWGTYLAAEENWHGYFANSDATQPREQTRHGVGSSSRYDWELADSGEDQYVRLNVSSIGASAADDYRNEANTYGYMVEIDPFTPESKPQKRTALGRFGHEGVIFAPAKEGEPVVCYSGDDSRFEYIYKFVSSKPYYAATAGGYLLDEGTLYVARFNDDGSGDWLSLDLNDAEFKAKVDAAVGTTVGDIAFDGFENQADVLLNTRLAADIAGATPMDRPEWGAVDPNSGQVYFTLTNNSRRTEDQVNAANPNANNRTGHIIRWSEEGNDHTATSFDWDIFVFAGEQGTETVVGDEVIVSLTDDNIFNSPDGLWFDYNGRLWIQTDGSDAAPYQNNMMLAANPETREIKRFFVGPQGCEVTGVVSTPDVKTMFVNIQHPEGNWPDSSDPRPRDATVIVTKDDGGVIGA